A region from the Desulfoglaeba alkanexedens ALDC genome encodes:
- a CDS encoding N-acetyltransferase, whose translation MLRKARTSDMRIIQEMLNHYASQGKLLPRSLSELYTHLRDTFVWVDEETGQIVGCCSLHIVWEDLAEVRSLAVREDQQKRGIGRLLVEACLQEAEQLEISRVLVLTYEIAFFEHMGFSQVDKNIFPQKIWADCLRCPKFPKCDETALLLELKPRRDPANSYAH comes from the coding sequence ATGCTCAGGAAAGCCAGAACCAGCGACATGCGAATCATTCAGGAGATGCTCAATCACTATGCCTCCCAGGGCAAGCTCCTGCCCCGATCTTTGAGCGAACTCTACACGCACCTTCGCGATACGTTCGTTTGGGTGGACGAGGAAACGGGCCAGATCGTGGGCTGCTGCAGCCTTCACATCGTCTGGGAAGACCTGGCTGAAGTACGTTCGCTGGCCGTTCGGGAAGACCAGCAAAAACGAGGGATCGGGCGACTGCTGGTGGAAGCGTGCCTGCAGGAAGCCGAGCAACTGGAAATCAGCCGAGTGCTCGTCCTCACCTACGAAATCGCTTTCTTTGAACACATGGGCTTTTCGCAGGTGGACAAGAACATCTTTCCCCAGAAGATCTGGGCCGACTGCCTCCGTTGCCCGAAGTTCCCCAAATGCGACGAAACCGCCCTGCTCCTGGAACTCAAACCCCGACGGGATCCCGCGAACTCTTACGCACACTGA